One window of Quercus robur chromosome 12, dhQueRobu3.1, whole genome shotgun sequence genomic DNA carries:
- the LOC126710384 gene encoding uncharacterized protein LOC126710384 → MESLNISEDTPKLKNDNGHDGLGDRMDVSRDLQSEAQEEKVDDNVGLNDLVEKKDGSRDLQSKTEQKLDNDSSDKINESRNLVDKMDENRVLESKSREAMDQTTEEVLGEENEQEPVFDGTEVPGMEASRSASTRSLDLDPETQGVVEKAVALKNFVKEKGVVAVSSVLRRLSGKKDENGQDVFEDENRDAPDSTENSDAKEVSQKTTEKSAWNPLSYITMSRDADADNKAELREEVVEESAQPIAMKGRILLYTRLGCQDCKEARLFLYWKKLSYIEINIDIYPSRKLELEKISGSSAVPKVFFNEILIGGLNELKALNESGMLNEKIDYLINEEPSFEAPLPPLSGEDDLSSSGAIDELALIVRKMKESIVVKDRFYKMRRITNCFLGSEAVDFLSEDQYLEREEAIEFGRKLASKLFFEHVIEENLFEDGNHLYRFLDNDPIVSSQCHNIPRGIIDVKPKPIIEIASRLRFLSHAILEAYTSEDGKHVDYRSIHGSEEYARYLRIVEELQRVEVQDMPREEKLAFFINLYNMMAIHAILVLGHPAGPLERRKLFGDFKYVVGGSTYSLSAIQNGILRANQRPPYNLMKPFGAKDKRSKVALPYPEPLIHFALVCGTRSGPALRCYSPGNIDKELMEAARDFLRNGGIVIDLNVKVASASKILKWFSVDFGKNEVEVLKHASNYLEPADSEGLLDLLANSQLKVIYQPYDWGLNR, encoded by the exons ATGGAATCTTTAAACATCAGTGAGGATACtcctaaattaaaaaatgataatgggCATGATGGATTGGGTGATAGGATGGATGTGAGTAGGGATTTGCAGTCTGAAGCTCAAGAAGAAAAGGTAGATGATAATGTTGGACTGAATGATTTGGTTGAAAAGAAGGATGGGAGCAGGGATTTGCAGTCTAAAACTGAACAAAAATTGGACAATGACTCTAGTGACAAGATAAATGAGAGTAGGAATTTAGTTGACAAGATGGATGAGAATAGGGTTTTGGAGTCTAAATCTCGAGAGGCTATGGACCAAACAACGGAGGAGGTTCTTGGTGAGGAGAATGAACAGGAGCCTGTCTTTGATGGAACAGAGGTTCCTGGGATGGAAGCTAGCCGAAGCGCATCTACCCGTTCATTGGATCTTGATCCAGAGACTCAGGGTGTAGTTGAGAAAGCAGTGGcacttaaaaattttgttaaggAGAAGGGTGTAGTTGCAGTGTCCAGCGTTCTGCGTCGCCTTTCtggaaaaaaagatgaaaatggACAGGATGTTTTTGAGGATGAAAATAGGGATGCACCAGATTCCACCGAGAACAGTGATGCCAAAGAAGTCTCTCAGAAAACAACTGAGAAATCTGCATGGAATCCATTAAGCTATATAACGATGTCACGTGATGCTGATGCAGACAACAAAGCTGAGTTGAGGGAagaagttgttgaagaatctGCACAACCTATAGCCATGAAAGGAAGAATTTTACTTTACACAAGGTTAGGGTGCCAAGATTGCAAAGAGGCTAGGTTATTTCTGTACTGGAAAAAGCTTAGTTATATTGAAATTAACATTGATATCTACCCCAGTAGAAAGCTAGAGCTAGAAAAAATTTctgggtcttctgctgttccaAAGGTGTTCTTCAATGAAATCCTTATTGGTGGATTGAATGAGCTAAAAGCCTTAAATGAGTCTGGAATGCTCAATGAAAAGATTGATTATCTGATCAATGAAGAACCATCATTTGAAGCTCCTTTACCGCCTCTTTCTGGTGAAGATGACCTCTCCAGTAGTGGGGCTATTGATGAACTAGCTTTAATTGTCCGAAAAATGAAAGAATCTATTGTTGTTAAGGACCGGTTTTATAAAATGCGAAGGATCACCAACTGTTTCCTAGGTTCAGAAGCTGTCGATTTCTTATCAGAAGATCAGTATTTGGAAAGGGAAGAG GCTATTGAATTTGGACGAAAACTTGCAAGCAAACTCTTTTTTGAACATGTTATTGA AGAGAATCTGTTTGAGGATGGTAACCACTTGTATCGCTTCTTGGACAATGATCCTATTGTGTCATCTCAATGCCACAACATCCCAAGGGGTATAATTGATGTGAAGCCAAAGCCTATTATAGAAATTGCTTCAAGGCTGAGATTTTTGTCCCATGCAATTCTTGAAGCCTACACATCAGAAGATGGAAAGCACGTGGATTACAGAAGTATTCATGGCAGTGAAGAATATGCAAG GTATTTGAGAATAGTTGAGGAGCTCCAAAGAGTGGAAGTCCAGGATATGCCAAGGGAAGAGAAGCTTGCTTTCTTTATAAATCTCTATAATATGATGGCCATCCATGCGATACTGGTGTTGGGTCATCCAGCTGGGCCACTAGAACGAAGGAAGTTGTTTGGAGACTTTAAGTATGTTGTTGGTGGGTCCACCTATTCACTTTCAGCCATTCAAAATGGCATTTTAAGGGCCAACCAACGGCCACCATACAATCTCATGAAGCCATTTGGTGCAAAAGATAAACGTTCCAAG GTGGCTCTTCCTTACCCAGAACCACTTATACACTTTGCGCTGGTTTGTGGTACCCGATCTGGTCCTGCTTTACGATGCTATTCTCCTGGGAACATTGACAAAGAGTTGATGGAGGCAGCCCGtgattttttaagaaatggaggaattgttattgatttgaaTGTCAAGGTTGCATCGGCTAGTAAAATCCTTAAATG GTTTAGTGTAGATTTTGGCAAGAATGAAGTAGAGGTACTGAAGCACGCATCAAACTACTTGGAGCCGGCTGACTCTGAAGGGTTACTGGATCTGCTTGCCAACTCTCAGTTGAAGGTGATATATCAGCCTTACGACTGGGGCTTAAACCGCTAG
- the LOC126710386 gene encoding pentatricopeptide repeat-containing protein At4g18520, chloroplastic codes for MLSATLLLPRFFLSQPPPLLSTQQSNSKPKPKPKSSTQTKNSKSRNINSNNNNDNHDHYYRTTSNFHCCFCSEDPIDISSSQQNPDVGFSDNNQWPNPDLLAVWLRSSRSLKEVRRIHAIVLKCLRDSATYVGNNLISTYLGFGKLAEARKVFDKMPKKNVVTWTAIIDGYLEFGLDDEALRLFQDSIKNRVPANGNMFVCVLNLCRRRSDFELGSQIHACIVKGGWRNLIVDSAVVYFYAQCGELRSAFCVFDRMPEWDVVCWTTMVTACSQQGCGQEAFSLFSRMLSKGFLPNEFTVCGVLKACGEEKVLKFGRQLHGAIVKKVYKNDIFVGTSLVDMYAKCGEMTDSRKVFNRMRKRNTVTWTSLIAGYARKGLGEEAIRLFQVMKRRRIHANNLTIVSILRACGLIEASLLGRELHAQIIKNSMEPSIYMGSTLIWFYCKCGEYLHAFKVLQQMPLRDVVSWTAIISGCARLGQESEALEFLKEMMEEGVDPNSFTFSSALKACANMDSILQGKLIHSYANKTPAMSNVFVGSALIYMYSKCGYVSEAFQVFDSMPERNLVSWKAMIVGYAKNGLCQEALKLMYRMKAEGIEVDDYISSTVLTACGGVEFYMEPSSKYSLLSS; via the coding sequence ATGCTCTCAGCAACTTTGCTCTTACCACGATTCTTCCTTTCACAACCACCTCCACTTCTCTCTACTCAGCAATCCAATtctaaacccaaacccaaacccaaatcctcAACACAAACCAAGAACTCAAAGTCAAGGAATATTaatagcaacaacaacaatgataaTCATGACCATTATTACAGGACCACCTCAAATTTCCATTGCTGCTTTTGTAGCGAGGACCCAATTGATATCTCCAGCTCCCAACAAAACCCAGATGTCGGATTTTCCGATAATAATCAGTGGCCAAATCCTGACTTGCTCGCGGTCTGGCTTCGGTCCAGTCGTAGTTTGAAAGAGGTCAGAAGAATTCACGCGATTGTTTTGAAATGCTTGCGGGATTCGGCTACGTATGTTGGAAATAATTTGATTAGTACTTACTTGGGTTTTGGGAAATTAGCTGAGGCTCGTAAAGTGTTCGATAAAATGCCGAAGAAGAATGTGGTTACTTGGACTGCTATTATTGATGGGTACTTGGAATTTGGTTTGGATGATGAGGCTTTAAGGTTATTTCAGGACTCTATTAAAAATAGGGTTCCAGCGAATGGTAacatgtttgtgtgtgttttgaatTTGTGTCGTAGGAGATCGGATTTTGAACTTGGGAGTCAGATTCATGCTTGTATTGTGAAAGGTGGTTGGAGGAACTTGATTGTAGATAGCGCTGTTGTTTACTTCTATGCGCAATGTGGGGAGTTACGAAGTGCATTTTGTGTATTTGATCGGATGCCAGAGTGGGATGTGGTTTGTTGGACAACGATGGTCACTGCCTGTTCACAACAAGGGTGTGGACAGGAGGCATTTTCACTGTTCTCACGAATGTTAAGTAAAGGGTTTTTGCCTAATGAGTTTACTGTATGTGGTGTTCTGAAGGCTTGTGGAGAGGAGAAGGTATTAAAATTTGGGAGACAGTTACACGGTGCCATAGTGAAGAAAGTATATAAGAATGATATTTTTGTAGGGACCTCCCTTGTAGATATGTATGCAAAATGTGGGGAGATGACAGATTCTAGAAAAGTCTTTAATCGAATGAGGAAGAGAAACACGGTTACGTGGACATCACTTATAGCTGGATATGCTCGGAAAGGGCTTGGTGAGGAGGCCATTAGACTGTTTCAAGTAATGAAGAGACGACGTATACATGCTAACAACTTGACAATTGTAAGCATCCTCAGGGCTTGTGGCTTAATTGAGGCTTCACTATTGGGTAGGGAGCTTCATGCACAAATAATCAAGAATTCTATGGAGCCCAGTATATACATGGGAAGCACTCTAATATGGTTCTACTGTAAATGTGGAGAGTACCTTCATGCCTTCAAGGTCCTCCAGCAGATGCCTCTTAGAGATGTTGTATCATGGACTGCAATTATTTCCGGTTGTGCACGTCTTGGGCAGGAGTCTGAAGCTCTTGAGTTCTTGAAAGAAATGATGGAGGAAGGTGTAGATCCTAACTCGTTTACTTTTTCGTCAGCTTTGAAAGCGTGTGCCAATATGGATTCTATCCTTCAGGGGAAGTTGATTCATTCCTATGCAAACAAGACCCCTGCCATGTCTAATGTATTTGTGGGTAGTgcattaatatatatgtattcgAAATGTGGGTATGTATCAGAGGCGTTCCAAGTTTTTGACAGCATGCCAGAAAGGAATTTGGTTTCGTGGAAGGCTATGATTGTGGGTTATGCAAAGAATGGGCTCTGCCAAGAGGCTTTGAAGCTCATGTATCGGATGAAAGCAGAAGGTATTGAGGTGGATGATTACATCTCTTCTACAGTTCTCACTGCATGTGGAGGCGTTGAGTTTTATATGGAGCCTTCTTCTAAGTATAGCTTGTTGTCTAGTTAA